A single genomic interval of Cucumis sativus cultivar 9930 chromosome 5, Cucumber_9930_V3, whole genome shotgun sequence harbors:
- the LOC101220708 gene encoding helicase-like transcription factor CHR28 isoform X1 encodes MSVTNLIEISSSDSDVDLEYISDSDDDVALNIGESSGSRKLPYWASTDYSPGQSNVNNSLHSGSNGDTRASNHHIVLTDDTNYLTENGNTGLPRTVNSRIATTAGADYERLSSQQAFKRTLPYTSQSYAPLTKSNNLVDNVGSSQSRDAPISYDSGRPSSTTGRFYGREIFFRGNGDDTISSENRDYRILPASWAPGKPIPSQYPGEHPHRPGYGEEMVAGGDERLIYQAALEDLNQPKQEATLPDGLLSVPLLRHQKIALSWMLQKENKSLHCLGGILADDQGLGKTVSMISLIQLQKSNQSKAKLEDGSKTKAEALNLDDDDDNGTGTGTGTADSDKMQQTGESDDVKTIQEVKTTRAISKRRPAAGTLVVCPASILRQWARELDDKVPEEKKLSVLIYHGGSRTRDPDELAKYDVVLTTYAIVTNEVPKQPLVDEDDGEEKNGDRYGLSSDFSVNKKRKKTSTSSKKGKKGRKGTGISFECDSGPLARVGWFRVILDEAQTIKNHRTQVARACCSLRAKRRWCLSGTPIQNAIDDLYSYFRFLRYDPYAVYKSFYHTIKVPISRNSVTGYKKLQAVLRAIMLRRTKGTLIDGQPIVKLPPKTIRLTKVDFSTEERDFYTQLEADSRKQFKAYAAAGTVKQNYANILLMLLRLRQACDHPLLVKGYNTDSVGKDSIEMASKLPKDMLMNLIKCLEASLAICRVCEDPPENPVVTMCGHVFCFQCVSESMTGDDNMCPALGCKEQVAADVVFSKTTLRKCFSEDLDGGSTSLGIPEKSQVVHSEYSSSKIRAVLEILQNNCKASISTSEQGVSVGCNGSSLQSEDECIEICDSDVNNTKHASPCPPTEEPVKTIVFSQWTSMLDLVELSLNEACIQYRRLDGTMSLVSRDRAVKDFNSDPEISVMLMSLKAGNLGLNMVAACHVILLDLWWNPTTEDQAVDRAHRIGQTRPVTVSRITVKDTVEDRILALQEEKRKMVASAFGEDQSGGSASRLTVEDLRYLFMV; translated from the exons ATGTCTGTGACTAACCTTATAGAAATTAGTTCATCAGACAGTGATGTAGATCTAGAATATATTAGTGACAGTGACGACGATGTTGCACTAAATATTGGGGAATCTAGTGGCAGTAGAAAGCTCCCTTATTGGGCATCCACAGATTATAGTCCAGGTCAAA GTAATGTTAATAACAGTCTGCATTCTGGTTCTAATGGTGACACTAGAGCCTCAAATCATCATATTGTCCTCACAGACGATACCAATTATCTTACTGAAAATGGGAATACTGGTCTTCCTCGAACTGTGAATTCTCGAATTGCAACCACAGCCGGTGCAGATTATGAAAGATTATCTTCTCAACAGGCTTTTAAGAGGACCCTGCCTTATACCTCTCAGTCATATGCACCCctcacaaaatcaaataacttaGTCGACAATGTGGGCAGCAGTCAAAGTCGTGATGCCCCCATCAGTTATGATTCAGGAAGGCCAAGTTCAACTACTGGCAGGTTTTATGggagagaaatttttttcagAGGCAATGGTGACGATACCATTAGTTCTGAGAACAGGGATTATAGAATCCTCCCTGCGAGTTGGGCACCAGGGAAACCTATTCCTTCACAGTATCCAGGTGAACATCCCCATCGTCCTGGTTATGGTGAAGAAATGGTGGCTGGAGGTGATGAGAGATTGATTTATCAAGCAGCATTGGag GATCTAAATCAACCAAAACAAGAGGCTACTCTTCCTGATGGTCTTCTGTCTGTTCCTCTTTTAAGACACCAG AAAATTGCATTATCATGGATGCTAcagaaggaaaataaaagtcTGCATTGTTTGGGAGGAATTTTAGCGGATGATCAG GGCCTTGGAAAGACAGTTTCTATGATTTCACTCATACAATTGCAGAAGTCCAATCAATCAAAGGCAAAATTAGAAGATGGAAGCAAAACAAAAGCTGAAGCTTTGAATTTGGATGACGACGATGATAATGGCACTGGCACTGGCACTGGCACTGCTGATTCAGATAAAATGCAGCAGACTGGAGAGTCTGATGACGTCAAAACAATTCAAGAAGTGAAAACAACTAGAGCAATCAGTAAGCGGAGACCAGCAGCTGGTACATTGGTTGTGTGTCCTGCAAGTATTCTCCGGCAGTGGGCCAGAGAACTAGATGACAAAGTccctgaagaaaaaaaactttcagtTTTAATCTATCATGGGGGAAGTAGGACTAGGGATCCTGATGAGCTTGCAAAGTATGATGTGGTTCTCACAACATATGCCATTGTCACCAATGAAGTTCCAAAACAGCCTTTAGTTGATGAGGATGATGGTgaggaaaaaaatggagataGATATGGATTATCTTCTGATTTTTCTGTCaacaaaaagaggaaaaagactTCTACCAGTAGTAAGAAGGGTAAGAAGGGCAGGAAAGGAACTGGTATTTCCTTTGAGTGTGATTCTGGCCCACTTGCAAGAGTGGGTTGGTTCAGGGTTATTCTGGATGAAGCTCAGACAATAAAGAATCACAGAACTCAAGTGGCTAGAGCCTGCTGTAGCCTTCGAGCCAAAAGAAGGTGGTGCTTATCTGGAACACCTATACAAAATGCAATTGATGATTTATATAGCTATTTCAGATTTCTGAGGTACGATCCTTATGCTGTCTATAAATCTTTCTACCATACAATCAAGGTTCCAATTTCCAGAAATTCAGTTACTGGGTATAAGAAGCTTCAGGCTGTTCTAAGGGCAATAATGTTGCGACGAACTAAAG GCACATTGATTGATGGGCAGCCGATTGTCAAATTGCCCCCCAAAACCATACGGTTAACGAAAGTGGATTTTTCTACAGAGGAGCGTGACTTTTATACCCAATTAGAAGCTGATTCTCGCAAGCAATTCAAG GCTTATGCTGCAGCTGGTACAGTAAAGCAAAACTATGCAAATATTCTGTTAATGCTTCTACGCCTCCGCCAGGCTTGTGACCACCCACTTCTTGTAAAAGGGTACAATACCGATTCTGTGGGGAAGGATTCTATAGAAATGGCAAGTAAGCTTCCTAAGGATATGCTGATGAATCTGATAAAATGCTTGGAGGCTTCTTTGGCCATATGCCGTGTCTGCGAG GATCCGCCCGAGAATCCTGTTGTTACCATGTGTGGTCATGTTTTCTGCTTCCAATGCGTGTCTGAATCCATGACTGGTGATGACAATATGTGCCCGGCACTTGGATGCAAGGAACAAGTTGCTGCTGACGTTGTTTTCTCAAAAACTACCCTTCGTAAATGTTTCTCTGAGGATCTTGATGGTGGTTCCACAAGTTTGGGAATTCCTGAGAAATCCCAAGTTGTTCATAGTGAGTACAGTTCGTCCAAAATTAGGGCTGTTCTTGAGATTCTGCAGAATAATTGCAAAGCATCCATTTCAACTTCTGAACAAGGGGTCTCCGTTGGATGCAATGGAAGTTCTCTACAGTCTGAAGATGAATGCATTGAGATCTGTGATTCTGATGTTAATAATACAAAGCACGCATCTCCATGTCCTCCAACTGAAGAACCTGTAAAGACAATTGTTTTCTCCCAGTGGACCAGCATGTTAGATTTAGTAGAATTGTCACTAAACGAAGCTTGCATTCAATATAGGAGACTTGATGGCACAATGTCTCTGGTTTCAAGAGACCGTGCTGTGAAAGATTTCAACTCCGACCCTGAG ATCTCTGTTATGTTGATGTCATTGAAGGCAGGAAATTTAGGTTTGAACATGGTTGCAGCATGCCATGTTATCTTATTGGATCTTTGGTGGAATCCAACTACTGAGGATCAGGCTGTAGACCGAGCACATAGAATTGGACAGACTCGTCCTGTTACGGTGTCAAGGATTACTGTAAAAGACACCGTAGAAGATAGGATACTAGCACTGCAG gaagagaagagaaaaatggtTGCATCAGCATTTGGTGAAGATCAAAGTGGAGGTTCTGCTTCCCGCTTGACAGTTGAAGATCTCAGATATCTCTTTATGGTTTGA
- the LOC101220708 gene encoding helicase-like transcription factor CHR28 isoform X3 has product MLQKENKSLHCLGGILADDQGLGKTVSMISLIQLQKSNQSKAKLEDGSKTKAEALNLDDDDDNGTGTGTGTADSDKMQQTGESDDVKTIQEVKTTRAISKRRPAAGTLVVCPASILRQWARELDDKVPEEKKLSVLIYHGGSRTRDPDELAKYDVVLTTYAIVTNEVPKQPLVDEDDGEEKNGDRYGLSSDFSVNKKRKKTSTSSKKGKKGRKGTGISFECDSGPLARVGWFRVILDEAQTIKNHRTQVARACCSLRAKRRWCLSGTPIQNAIDDLYSYFRFLRYDPYAVYKSFYHTIKVPISRNSVTGYKKLQAVLRAIMLRRTKGTLIDGQPIVKLPPKTIRLTKVDFSTEERDFYTQLEADSRKQFKAYAAAGTVKQNYANILLMLLRLRQACDHPLLVKGYNTDSVGKDSIEMASKLPKDMLMNLIKCLEASLAICRVCEDPPENPVVTMCGHVFCFQCVSESMTGDDNMCPALGCKEQVAADVVFSKTTLRKCFSEDLDGGSTSLGIPEKSQVVHSEYSSSKIRAVLEILQNNCKASISTSEQGVSVGCNGSSLQSEDECIEICDSDVNNTKHASPCPPTEEPVKTIVFSQWTSMLDLVELSLNEACIQYRRLDGTMSLVSRDRAVKDFNSDPEISVMLMSLKAGNLGLNMVAACHVILLDLWWNPTTEDQAVDRAHRIGQTRPVTVSRITVKDTVEDRILALQEEKRKMVASAFGEDQSGGSASRLTVEDLRYLFMV; this is encoded by the exons ATGCTAcagaaggaaaataaaagtcTGCATTGTTTGGGAGGAATTTTAGCGGATGATCAG GGCCTTGGAAAGACAGTTTCTATGATTTCACTCATACAATTGCAGAAGTCCAATCAATCAAAGGCAAAATTAGAAGATGGAAGCAAAACAAAAGCTGAAGCTTTGAATTTGGATGACGACGATGATAATGGCACTGGCACTGGCACTGGCACTGCTGATTCAGATAAAATGCAGCAGACTGGAGAGTCTGATGACGTCAAAACAATTCAAGAAGTGAAAACAACTAGAGCAATCAGTAAGCGGAGACCAGCAGCTGGTACATTGGTTGTGTGTCCTGCAAGTATTCTCCGGCAGTGGGCCAGAGAACTAGATGACAAAGTccctgaagaaaaaaaactttcagtTTTAATCTATCATGGGGGAAGTAGGACTAGGGATCCTGATGAGCTTGCAAAGTATGATGTGGTTCTCACAACATATGCCATTGTCACCAATGAAGTTCCAAAACAGCCTTTAGTTGATGAGGATGATGGTgaggaaaaaaatggagataGATATGGATTATCTTCTGATTTTTCTGTCaacaaaaagaggaaaaagactTCTACCAGTAGTAAGAAGGGTAAGAAGGGCAGGAAAGGAACTGGTATTTCCTTTGAGTGTGATTCTGGCCCACTTGCAAGAGTGGGTTGGTTCAGGGTTATTCTGGATGAAGCTCAGACAATAAAGAATCACAGAACTCAAGTGGCTAGAGCCTGCTGTAGCCTTCGAGCCAAAAGAAGGTGGTGCTTATCTGGAACACCTATACAAAATGCAATTGATGATTTATATAGCTATTTCAGATTTCTGAGGTACGATCCTTATGCTGTCTATAAATCTTTCTACCATACAATCAAGGTTCCAATTTCCAGAAATTCAGTTACTGGGTATAAGAAGCTTCAGGCTGTTCTAAGGGCAATAATGTTGCGACGAACTAAAG GCACATTGATTGATGGGCAGCCGATTGTCAAATTGCCCCCCAAAACCATACGGTTAACGAAAGTGGATTTTTCTACAGAGGAGCGTGACTTTTATACCCAATTAGAAGCTGATTCTCGCAAGCAATTCAAG GCTTATGCTGCAGCTGGTACAGTAAAGCAAAACTATGCAAATATTCTGTTAATGCTTCTACGCCTCCGCCAGGCTTGTGACCACCCACTTCTTGTAAAAGGGTACAATACCGATTCTGTGGGGAAGGATTCTATAGAAATGGCAAGTAAGCTTCCTAAGGATATGCTGATGAATCTGATAAAATGCTTGGAGGCTTCTTTGGCCATATGCCGTGTCTGCGAG GATCCGCCCGAGAATCCTGTTGTTACCATGTGTGGTCATGTTTTCTGCTTCCAATGCGTGTCTGAATCCATGACTGGTGATGACAATATGTGCCCGGCACTTGGATGCAAGGAACAAGTTGCTGCTGACGTTGTTTTCTCAAAAACTACCCTTCGTAAATGTTTCTCTGAGGATCTTGATGGTGGTTCCACAAGTTTGGGAATTCCTGAGAAATCCCAAGTTGTTCATAGTGAGTACAGTTCGTCCAAAATTAGGGCTGTTCTTGAGATTCTGCAGAATAATTGCAAAGCATCCATTTCAACTTCTGAACAAGGGGTCTCCGTTGGATGCAATGGAAGTTCTCTACAGTCTGAAGATGAATGCATTGAGATCTGTGATTCTGATGTTAATAATACAAAGCACGCATCTCCATGTCCTCCAACTGAAGAACCTGTAAAGACAATTGTTTTCTCCCAGTGGACCAGCATGTTAGATTTAGTAGAATTGTCACTAAACGAAGCTTGCATTCAATATAGGAGACTTGATGGCACAATGTCTCTGGTTTCAAGAGACCGTGCTGTGAAAGATTTCAACTCCGACCCTGAG ATCTCTGTTATGTTGATGTCATTGAAGGCAGGAAATTTAGGTTTGAACATGGTTGCAGCATGCCATGTTATCTTATTGGATCTTTGGTGGAATCCAACTACTGAGGATCAGGCTGTAGACCGAGCACATAGAATTGGACAGACTCGTCCTGTTACGGTGTCAAGGATTACTGTAAAAGACACCGTAGAAGATAGGATACTAGCACTGCAG gaagagaagagaaaaatggtTGCATCAGCATTTGGTGAAGATCAAAGTGGAGGTTCTGCTTCCCGCTTGACAGTTGAAGATCTCAGATATCTCTTTATGGTTTGA
- the LOC101220470 gene encoding protein ASPARTIC PROTEASE IN GUARD CELL 2 has protein sequence MLPFLLLSLLATAVASVATGPAATYPATQLLNVKDTIKEAETAPSRLPQDLELHENYPIFELDNNSSQSQWKLKLFHRDKLPLNFDPDHPRRFKERISRDSKRVSSLLRLLSSGSDEQVTDFGSDVVSGTEQGSGEYFVRIGVGSPPRSQYVVIDSGSDIVWVQCQPCSECYQQSDPVFDPAGSATYAGISCDSSVCDRLDNAGCNDGRCRYEVSYGDGSYTRGTLALETLTFGRVLIRNIAIGCGHMNRGMFIGAAGLLGLGGGAMSFVGQLGGQTGGAFSYCLVSRGTESTGTLEFGRGAMPVGAAWVPLIRNPRAPSFYYVGLSGLGVGGIRVPIPEQIFELTDLGYGGVVMDTGTAVTRLPAPAYEAFRDTFIGQTANLPRSDRVSIFDTCYNLNGFVSVRVPTVSFYFSGGPILTLPARNFLIPVDGEGTFCFAFAASASGLSIIGNIQQEGIQISIDGSNGFVGFGPTIC, from the exons ATGCTacctttccttcttctttctcttttagcCACCGCAGTCGCTTCGGTTGCCACTGGTCCTGCCGCTACTTACCCGGCCACCCAACTCCTAAATGTCAAAGACACAATCAAAGAAGCAGAAACCGCACCCTCTAGACTACCACAAGATCTTGAACTCCATGAAAACTACCCTATTTTTGAGTTAGACAACAACAGCAGCCAAAGTCAATGGAAGCTCAAGCTTTTCCATAGAGATAAGCTACCCCTCAACTTCGACCCCGACCATCCCCGTCGTTTCAAGGAGCGTATCAGCAGAGATTCCAAAAGGGTCTCCTCTCTGCTCCGCCTACTCTCCAGTGGCAGCGATGAGCAG GTGACGGACTTCGGATCGGATGTGGTCTCCGGCACGGAGCAGGGTAGCGGAGAGTACTTCGTAAGGATAGGCGTTGGCAGCCCGCCGAGGAGCCAATACGTAGTGATTGATTCCGGCAGCGACATTGTATGGGTGCAATGCCAGCCCTGCAGCGAATGCTACCAACAATCCGACCCGGTGTTTGACCCGGCCGGTTCCGCCACCTACGCCGGAATCTCCTGTGACTCATCAGTGTGTGACCGCCTCGACAACGCAGGCTGCAACGATGGCCGGTGCCGGTACGAGGTGTCATACGGCGACGGATCCTACACCCGCGGCACCCTCGCGCTCGAAACCTTAACTTTCGGCCGGGTCCTAATCCGAAACATCGCGATTGGGTGCGGCCATATGAACCGAGGAATGTTCATCGGAGCCGCAGGGTTGCTCGGTCTCGGCGGCGGCGCCATGTCATTCGTCGGCCAACTCGGCGGCCAGACTGGCGGCGCGTTCAGCTACTGTTTAGTCAGTCGAGGCACAGAGTCCACAGGAACACTGGAATTCGGCCGCGGCGCTATGCCAGTCGGCGCCGCGTGGGTTCCCCTAATCCGAAATCCACGCGCTCCAAGTTTCTACTACGTCGGGCTTTCAGGTCTCGGAGTCGGAGGGATCCGAGTACCAATACCCGAACAAATCTTCGAACTCACCGATTTAGGGTACGGTGGTGTAGTAATGGACACCGGAACCGCCGTGACGAGGCTACCGGCGCCGGCGTACGAAGCATTCCGAGACACGTTCATCGGACAAACGGCAAACCTACCTCGATCGGACAGAGTATCGATCTTCGACACATGCTATAACCTAAACGGGTTCGTATCGGTAAGGGTACCGACGGTGTCTTTCTACTTCTCCGGTGGGCCAATACTGACGTTGCCGGCGAGGAATTTTCTAATCCCGGTGGACGGAGAAGGGACATTTTGCTTTGCATTTGCAGCATCGGCGTCAGGATTGTCGATCATAGGGAACATTCAACAAGAAGGGATTCAAATCTCCATTGATGGATCAAATGGGTTTGTGGGATTTGGGCCAactatttgttaa
- the LOC101220708 gene encoding helicase-like transcription factor CHR28 isoform X2: MSVTNLIEISSSDSDVDLEYISDSDDDVALNIGESSGSRKLPYWASTDYSPGNVNNSLHSGSNGDTRASNHHIVLTDDTNYLTENGNTGLPRTVNSRIATTAGADYERLSSQQAFKRTLPYTSQSYAPLTKSNNLVDNVGSSQSRDAPISYDSGRPSSTTGRFYGREIFFRGNGDDTISSENRDYRILPASWAPGKPIPSQYPGEHPHRPGYGEEMVAGGDERLIYQAALEDLNQPKQEATLPDGLLSVPLLRHQKIALSWMLQKENKSLHCLGGILADDQGLGKTVSMISLIQLQKSNQSKAKLEDGSKTKAEALNLDDDDDNGTGTGTGTADSDKMQQTGESDDVKTIQEVKTTRAISKRRPAAGTLVVCPASILRQWARELDDKVPEEKKLSVLIYHGGSRTRDPDELAKYDVVLTTYAIVTNEVPKQPLVDEDDGEEKNGDRYGLSSDFSVNKKRKKTSTSSKKGKKGRKGTGISFECDSGPLARVGWFRVILDEAQTIKNHRTQVARACCSLRAKRRWCLSGTPIQNAIDDLYSYFRFLRYDPYAVYKSFYHTIKVPISRNSVTGYKKLQAVLRAIMLRRTKGTLIDGQPIVKLPPKTIRLTKVDFSTEERDFYTQLEADSRKQFKAYAAAGTVKQNYANILLMLLRLRQACDHPLLVKGYNTDSVGKDSIEMASKLPKDMLMNLIKCLEASLAICRVCEDPPENPVVTMCGHVFCFQCVSESMTGDDNMCPALGCKEQVAADVVFSKTTLRKCFSEDLDGGSTSLGIPEKSQVVHSEYSSSKIRAVLEILQNNCKASISTSEQGVSVGCNGSSLQSEDECIEICDSDVNNTKHASPCPPTEEPVKTIVFSQWTSMLDLVELSLNEACIQYRRLDGTMSLVSRDRAVKDFNSDPEISVMLMSLKAGNLGLNMVAACHVILLDLWWNPTTEDQAVDRAHRIGQTRPVTVSRITVKDTVEDRILALQEEKRKMVASAFGEDQSGGSASRLTVEDLRYLFMV; this comes from the exons ATGTCTGTGACTAACCTTATAGAAATTAGTTCATCAGACAGTGATGTAGATCTAGAATATATTAGTGACAGTGACGACGATGTTGCACTAAATATTGGGGAATCTAGTGGCAGTAGAAAGCTCCCTTATTGGGCATCCACAGATTATAGTCCAG GTAATGTTAATAACAGTCTGCATTCTGGTTCTAATGGTGACACTAGAGCCTCAAATCATCATATTGTCCTCACAGACGATACCAATTATCTTACTGAAAATGGGAATACTGGTCTTCCTCGAACTGTGAATTCTCGAATTGCAACCACAGCCGGTGCAGATTATGAAAGATTATCTTCTCAACAGGCTTTTAAGAGGACCCTGCCTTATACCTCTCAGTCATATGCACCCctcacaaaatcaaataacttaGTCGACAATGTGGGCAGCAGTCAAAGTCGTGATGCCCCCATCAGTTATGATTCAGGAAGGCCAAGTTCAACTACTGGCAGGTTTTATGggagagaaatttttttcagAGGCAATGGTGACGATACCATTAGTTCTGAGAACAGGGATTATAGAATCCTCCCTGCGAGTTGGGCACCAGGGAAACCTATTCCTTCACAGTATCCAGGTGAACATCCCCATCGTCCTGGTTATGGTGAAGAAATGGTGGCTGGAGGTGATGAGAGATTGATTTATCAAGCAGCATTGGag GATCTAAATCAACCAAAACAAGAGGCTACTCTTCCTGATGGTCTTCTGTCTGTTCCTCTTTTAAGACACCAG AAAATTGCATTATCATGGATGCTAcagaaggaaaataaaagtcTGCATTGTTTGGGAGGAATTTTAGCGGATGATCAG GGCCTTGGAAAGACAGTTTCTATGATTTCACTCATACAATTGCAGAAGTCCAATCAATCAAAGGCAAAATTAGAAGATGGAAGCAAAACAAAAGCTGAAGCTTTGAATTTGGATGACGACGATGATAATGGCACTGGCACTGGCACTGGCACTGCTGATTCAGATAAAATGCAGCAGACTGGAGAGTCTGATGACGTCAAAACAATTCAAGAAGTGAAAACAACTAGAGCAATCAGTAAGCGGAGACCAGCAGCTGGTACATTGGTTGTGTGTCCTGCAAGTATTCTCCGGCAGTGGGCCAGAGAACTAGATGACAAAGTccctgaagaaaaaaaactttcagtTTTAATCTATCATGGGGGAAGTAGGACTAGGGATCCTGATGAGCTTGCAAAGTATGATGTGGTTCTCACAACATATGCCATTGTCACCAATGAAGTTCCAAAACAGCCTTTAGTTGATGAGGATGATGGTgaggaaaaaaatggagataGATATGGATTATCTTCTGATTTTTCTGTCaacaaaaagaggaaaaagactTCTACCAGTAGTAAGAAGGGTAAGAAGGGCAGGAAAGGAACTGGTATTTCCTTTGAGTGTGATTCTGGCCCACTTGCAAGAGTGGGTTGGTTCAGGGTTATTCTGGATGAAGCTCAGACAATAAAGAATCACAGAACTCAAGTGGCTAGAGCCTGCTGTAGCCTTCGAGCCAAAAGAAGGTGGTGCTTATCTGGAACACCTATACAAAATGCAATTGATGATTTATATAGCTATTTCAGATTTCTGAGGTACGATCCTTATGCTGTCTATAAATCTTTCTACCATACAATCAAGGTTCCAATTTCCAGAAATTCAGTTACTGGGTATAAGAAGCTTCAGGCTGTTCTAAGGGCAATAATGTTGCGACGAACTAAAG GCACATTGATTGATGGGCAGCCGATTGTCAAATTGCCCCCCAAAACCATACGGTTAACGAAAGTGGATTTTTCTACAGAGGAGCGTGACTTTTATACCCAATTAGAAGCTGATTCTCGCAAGCAATTCAAG GCTTATGCTGCAGCTGGTACAGTAAAGCAAAACTATGCAAATATTCTGTTAATGCTTCTACGCCTCCGCCAGGCTTGTGACCACCCACTTCTTGTAAAAGGGTACAATACCGATTCTGTGGGGAAGGATTCTATAGAAATGGCAAGTAAGCTTCCTAAGGATATGCTGATGAATCTGATAAAATGCTTGGAGGCTTCTTTGGCCATATGCCGTGTCTGCGAG GATCCGCCCGAGAATCCTGTTGTTACCATGTGTGGTCATGTTTTCTGCTTCCAATGCGTGTCTGAATCCATGACTGGTGATGACAATATGTGCCCGGCACTTGGATGCAAGGAACAAGTTGCTGCTGACGTTGTTTTCTCAAAAACTACCCTTCGTAAATGTTTCTCTGAGGATCTTGATGGTGGTTCCACAAGTTTGGGAATTCCTGAGAAATCCCAAGTTGTTCATAGTGAGTACAGTTCGTCCAAAATTAGGGCTGTTCTTGAGATTCTGCAGAATAATTGCAAAGCATCCATTTCAACTTCTGAACAAGGGGTCTCCGTTGGATGCAATGGAAGTTCTCTACAGTCTGAAGATGAATGCATTGAGATCTGTGATTCTGATGTTAATAATACAAAGCACGCATCTCCATGTCCTCCAACTGAAGAACCTGTAAAGACAATTGTTTTCTCCCAGTGGACCAGCATGTTAGATTTAGTAGAATTGTCACTAAACGAAGCTTGCATTCAATATAGGAGACTTGATGGCACAATGTCTCTGGTTTCAAGAGACCGTGCTGTGAAAGATTTCAACTCCGACCCTGAG ATCTCTGTTATGTTGATGTCATTGAAGGCAGGAAATTTAGGTTTGAACATGGTTGCAGCATGCCATGTTATCTTATTGGATCTTTGGTGGAATCCAACTACTGAGGATCAGGCTGTAGACCGAGCACATAGAATTGGACAGACTCGTCCTGTTACGGTGTCAAGGATTACTGTAAAAGACACCGTAGAAGATAGGATACTAGCACTGCAG gaagagaagagaaaaatggtTGCATCAGCATTTGGTGAAGATCAAAGTGGAGGTTCTGCTTCCCGCTTGACAGTTGAAGATCTCAGATATCTCTTTATGGTTTGA